In the Calditrichota bacterium genome, CAGGAATGAATCCGGTCAAACCTGCCCGAATGCCGGGATAATTTTCAAGCTGCTGATCGACAATTTTTTGAATCACGTCGGTGCCCTTGACCATCAGCTCCGTGTCCAGCATGGTAAAATTGGGAATCGCGTTCAAAACCAGCGTGCTTTTGTCGTAAGACAGCATGTAGGGTTCGCCGATAAGAATTTTGTCTGTGAGTTCTTTCACTTCCTCATCGGAAATATTTTCACCGTCCGCGTAGCGATTCAGCAGACGAACAAACCCTTCAATGCCGTCCAGAAACATGAACGCGCCATCCTCTTTTTCGCGCGTGGACATGGATTCGGAATCCTGAATGTACTCCGCTTCCATGGAATTATTGACATGAAAAACAAAATCCTCCAGATTGGGACTGGAGAAAACTTCTTTCAAATTTTTCAGATCCTTTTCTTTGATCAAAAGCAATCCGTGCTGCTTCAAAAAATCAACTTCGTTTTTGTAATCTACCCGCTGAATAAGTTTTTTGTTGATGCGATCCTGCAATTCCGCTATTTTCGACTCGATGCGTTTTATTTTTTTCTCATCTCCGGAAGACTTCAATGAAGCCAATTTCTTTTCCAGCACTGAAATTTTCTTCCGACACTCGCTATTTTTGCTGGTGTCAACAGCCGCCAACAGCTTCGGCACCAACTCCTCGGCGAATTTTTTCATTTGTTTCTCTTCACCCTGCACGACAACGATAATGCTGGTCGAAGTGACGAAATCGTCAATTATTTTATTGAATTCAATCGTTCGCGGGTCATTTGTCGGCAGCAAATCTGACCAGCGCATGGTGAGTTGCAGATGTTCGGACAGAGCGCCGAAAATAAGCGTCAGAATCAACACAAGAATAATCATGCGGTAAGGATGATGAACGTGCCACCTGGCTAAAGTCTTCAACATTTTCTCTTTCATTAACTTTCTCCTCCTTGGATTCGAGTCGGTGCAAACCGTGCAAATTATTCTGAAAAATTTTTACTTATTTTTATTCCCAAATTGGATAGATCCGCAAAAAAACTTTTCGGTTCAACGATCAAGCCTTGAAAATGTAACCCCGGCTGTGAAATTTTCCCGTTCAAAAATTGTAAAATGCAGGCAACGACAGGAGCAGCGGTTAAAAAATAGCCATCTTCGTGAGAAACTTCCAGCGACATGGATGCTGACTTCCCGTTTTGCAAGCCTTCCGCTTTTAGCTTCAAAAATGTGAGGAACGGGGGAGCAGAAAATTTTTTCAAACTCCAAACAAAAAGATTCTTCAAAAAACCGATTTTTTGACGGGGCAAAATTTTCGTGCCTATTATGAGTAACGGTAAAACAAAATTGTCAGTGAACCAGTTGAAACCAGAAACGTAAAATCCTATTTTTGTGAGTGTCGGGATGGTCTCTGATATTTTTTTCAGTTCATGCAAAAACATGGGAGAACATCTAACCTGTCCGAAGCCTCCGCTGAAATCAGCGCGCCGGTTGAAAGCCCAGCCGACATTTTTCCACTCGCCATTTTCAAAAACAACAGGTTTAAAATGTTCAAACTCATCGATCATTTCCTCAATCGTTGACTCTGAAAATTGCAAATTTCGCCAGTTGAAACGCAACAGGCTATAAATTTGAGCAGCGTGCAATTCGTCAAAATACTCACTTGCGTATCTTGCCATCGCTGCCGGTAGGCCGGGATGGAAGCCGGCATCAGTAACAAAGATAATCTTCTGTTTTTTCATTTCCGGCTCAAGCGCTGCCAAATCTTTTAACTTTTTTTCGGAGGAAAGCAGTGTGTCAATACAATGCACTTTGGCTTCTATTGCCGCACGGGCGACTTTGCCGATGTTGTCGATAACACTTGCTGCTACGATAACCAAATCGACCTGTCGCATCGTCTGGAACAATTGGTCGAAATTTTCAGCATCCACCAATGCTGCCGTTACTCTCCGAGAGCCGTATCTTTGATTAAGTTGCGCTGCTAACTTTTCAGCTTTAATTTTATTTCGCCCGGCTAAAATCAATTTTACCCGCGAATGGCGTAGCAACTGAGCGGCAATCTTTGCCCCTGTATTCCCATAGCCGCCTAAAATGAGCATTTTATTAATCATTGTTCCTTTTCTCGCTAAAAATAAACTTTGGCCCGCGCCATGAAACCATTGCCCAAATTTTTTGCGTACGCCGTTCCGTCCTTGCCAAAATAAAAATTACCAATGAGCGTCAAATCCACATCTTCGAAAATATTGTAAACGAGCATGGGAAAGACTGCCGAACTCTCATCAGAGAAACTGTAAATTCCGGAGATCGAAGCCGTCAGCAAATCTGTCACCGGATGCTGAATCATGGCATAGACCTGATCACGGGTAATCGTTTTTGTCTCCGCCAGAAAATATTGCATCCAATCATTGAAACGATAAGTCTCGTAATCCTCTTTGGCAAAATTATTCTGATAAAATTCCGCCATCACATAAGTTTGCGAATCAAAAGTATAATCCGTGCCGAGCACCCACTCCCAGTAATTTCTCTCCAGCGACATTGGCAAACTCGGATTTCCATAGCCGAGACTTATCCCTGCTAATTGCTTTTTATACTCCAGCCAATCATCATTTTCGATTAGCAGCCGATTATGCGCTGCCTCGCCCCAAATTCCCAGGCCTAATAACTCACCGGCAAAATCAAATCCCAGAATGTGGCGTTTAGTCGGAAGTTGGTAAAATTTCTGGTTAATAAAATCCACAATTCTGGCGTCGGTAAACTTCCATTGTTTTTGAATACCAAGAACTGAAAAATCAAAATGTCCCAGACTTCCCTTTAATTTCAGCAAAAAATCGTTCGCTTTCCAGTCGTCTGTTGGCGCGTAAATAGAAGTCACGCTCCACTTGCTGCCCAACGGAATGTCCAGGCGAAAGGCGTTATGCCCCGGCTGCTCATAAGTGGGATCGACGATGTCCTTACGATTAAAAACATCCGTCGGATTCCAGACATAGCCAGTGCCCAGGGAAATCTGCTGTTTTCCCACCGTCAAATCGAACTTTGAAAAACTGAGCTTCACAAAAGCATTGTCCAAAAAATTCCGATCAGAAAACTCCCAGCGATAGGGATTGAATGAATATCCGAACATCTCTATGTTTGAAACTTCACTGGCAACATTTTCCGGCATAAACAATTTCAAATCCCAATCCGTCTTGCCGTGATAAGTAATGTAATCGAAATTTGCTCCAAACGAAAAACGCTCGCTGGCTTTGAGCTGCAAATCCACGCGCAATTTATTCGACGACAATTGATAAAACTCATCGCTGATTTTTGCGCCCATCAACTGCGGCTCGAAATAGCCAAAAATTTCAACTTGCTGCGCCAGCGCTGGCAGTGTCCAGAGTAAAAAAGCGAATAAAAAATAACGCACTTTCATTTTGCAAGGCTCCTTTCTGAAAACATGTCATCAGAAAGCGGAAAATTGTATTTGACTTCGAGAATTTCCATTTCGGTCTGGGTATCATCTTTTTTGTTGTACATGATAATTTTCATGCCAGTAGGGATGCCGTCGATATTACGAATATCTTTTTGTACCATGCGTTTTTCCCATAAATTAGGATTTTTTTCATTGTAGTAATCAATTACCACCGGGAAAAAATTGTCTTTTATCACCCAACAGACCAATCGCGAATAGTGGCTATCGGCATCTTTTTTGCGCGTCAGTTCTATTTTGTAGCAATTGAATCCTTCCATTTTCTCATCTTTCAGCTTTTTAGCGGTAAAATCATTCACAAAGGCATCGCCGGAGCCCAGGTCTTCGTAGCTGAAATCGCTGCCCTGCATTTTTTGTTTTTTCGCGTGCGACGCCAATTTTCTCACGCGACGCGTACGCGGAAAATATGCCCAGATGTCGTCGGCATTGTTTAACATCAAAATCGCCTGACCTTTCACGCGATGCGGTGCTGTGTAACGAATCAAATTTTTTTCGCCCGCATCTTTGCTCCATGACTCGTATTCGAACGTCCTCTTCTTTCCGGACGTAGTCACAATCGTGATCCGCGCTTTGGCGTAAATCGATTTTTGATTCATCAGCGCATTCACTTTTTGAATGATCTCATCTGCTGTGGGGCTCTGCGCCAACAGCGCAGAAAAAGCAAACACAGAAACGATCAGCCCCAAAACAATCTTTTTCATCTCAAGTCTCCTCATCGATTTTCAAAATTAATTTTGACCGACCTATCGGTCAAATCTCTTTCCTAAAAATTTTTTAAATTGCATAAATTCCGGATAAAATTTCTTCTGCCAGACAGCGATAGCCTTCTTTGATATCGATTAAATCTTTGTCCATGATCCACTGCAGCATGAGCCCGTCAGTCATTCCGATAAGCAGCGACGCCACCATGAAAGTGTTCATGGGCTTAAATTTGCCGATACGAATTCCCTCCTGCAGCACAGCAATGATAATTTGACGAAAATCCTGATAAATTTTTTCCAGATTAATCACCCGCAGCCGCTGCTCATCTTTTTGCCGAATCGCCTCTGCCCAGAAATCCAGCATTACA is a window encoding:
- a CDS encoding KR domain-containing protein, whose protein sequence is MINKMLILGGYGNTGAKIAAQLLRHSRVKLILAGRNKIKAEKLAAQLNQRYGSRRVTAALVDAENFDQLFQTMRQVDLVIVAASVIDNIGKVARAAIEAKVHCIDTLLSSEKKLKDLAALEPEMKKQKIIFVTDAGFHPGLPAAMARYASEYFDELHAAQIYSLLRFNWRNLQFSESTIEEMIDEFEHFKPVVFENGEWKNVGWAFNRRADFSGGFGQVRCSPMFLHELKKISETIPTLTKIGFYVSGFNWFTDNFVLPLLIIGTKILPRQKIGFLKNLFVWSLKKFSAPPFLTFLKLKAEGLQNGKSASMSLEVSHEDGYFLTAAPVVACILQFLNGKISQPGLHFQGLIVEPKSFFADLSNLGIKISKNFSE
- a CDS encoding outer membrane lipoprotein-sorting protein, producing the protein MKKIVLGLIVSVFAFSALLAQSPTADEIIQKVNALMNQKSIYAKARITIVTTSGKKRTFEYESWSKDAGEKNLIRYTAPHRVKGQAILMLNNADDIWAYFPRTRRVRKLASHAKKQKMQGSDFSYEDLGSGDAFVNDFTAKKLKDEKMEGFNCYKIELTRKKDADSHYSRLVCWVIKDNFFPVVIDYYNEKNPNLWEKRMVQKDIRNIDGIPTGMKIIMYNKKDDTQTEMEILEVKYNFPLSDDMFSERSLAK